One Spinacia oleracea cultivar Varoflay chromosome 4, BTI_SOV_V1, whole genome shotgun sequence DNA segment encodes these proteins:
- the LOC110786253 gene encoding uncharacterized protein, with amino-acid sequence MDSPQSVVSPFKNLTVSGVEPEKQRSEVSVRGSPTHIANGTGKNGVNVNVNVNVNVNVNVNVNNSEDFIGTLDVYVHQARDIQNICIYHKQDVYAKLCLTSDPDTAVSTQTINGGGRNPVFNQSLRLNVRTVESSLKCEVWMLSRVRNYLEDQLLGFALVPLSEILVKNGNLEREFTLSSTDLFHSPSGFVQLSLSYSGSTPEILEIPKQHMDSRNTLQDSESVGPVPSEFDNIEFPDPNMANENQMMVSEYFGMSLESQTTESLVSSDTESHELGVRIVESFSANSEDSKPIHHNAESPPSSVSTNGSPSVCLPTSSQSSETPVTSKSPGEEHVSPLKDNKNDEGDGDSNSANGCKPLKDTSVTPLVSVNVEPEEKMVQQEFVNMYMKSMQQFTESLAKMKLPMDLTESEPTKSGDSSSDQKLETPKSTGSRVFYGSRAFF; translated from the coding sequence ATGGACTCCCCACAATCTGTTGTATCACCATTCAAGAACTTGACTGTTAGTGGTGTTGAGCCAGAGAAACAGAGATCAGAAGTCTCAGTCCGCGGCTCTCCCACTCACATAGCTAACGGAACTGGCAAGAACGGGGTGAATGTGAATGTGAATGTGAATGTGAATGTGAATGTGAATGTTAATGTAAATAACTCAGAAGATTTCATTGGCACCCTCGATGTGTATGTACATCAGGCAAGGGACATTCAGAACATTTGTATTTACCACAAGCAAGATGTTTATGCCAAGCTTTGCCTAACCAGTGACCCTGACACTGCTGTATCCACACAAACCATCAATGGTGGTGGGAGAAATCCGGTTTTCAATCAAAGCCTTCGTCTAAATGTTAGGACGGTAGAGTCCTCCTTAAAATGCGAGGTTTGGATGCTTAGCCGTGTCAGAAATTACCTTGAAGACCAGCTACTCGGGTTTGCTCTTGTGCCATTATCAGAAATCCTTGTCAAGAAtgggaatttagagagagaattcaCTCTCTCATCAACTGATCTCTTCCATTCCCCGTCTGGGTTTGTTCAGTTGTCTCTCTCATACTCTGGGTCAACCCCTGAAATCCTAGAAATCCCTAAACAGCACATGGATTCCAGAAATACGTTGCAGGATTCAGAATCTGTGGGGCCTGTTCCTAGTGAGTTTGACAACATTGAGTTCCCTGACCCAAACATGGCGAATGAAAATCAAATGATGGTATCTGAGTACTTTGGGATGAGCTTAGAGTCTCAGACTACTGAGAGTCTGGTTTCGTCAGACACTGAGAGTCACGAGCTTGGTGTTCGTATTGTGGAGAGCTTCTCAGCAAATAGTGAGGACTCTAAGCCAATTCATCATAATGCTGAATCCCCTCCTAGCAGCGTATCCACCAACGGATCCCCGTCTGTTTGTCTCCCTACAAGCTCCCAATCTTCTGAGACTCCTGTCACTTCAAAGTCTCCAGGTGAAGAGCATGTTTCCCCTCTAAAAGACAACAAGAATGACGAGGGTGATGGTGATAGTAATTCTGCTAATGGTTGTAAACCATTGAAAGATACAAGTGTAACCCCACTTGTTTCTGTGAATGTCGAACCAGAGGAGAAGATGGTGCAGCAGGAATTTGTGAATATGTACATGAAGAGCATGCAGCAGTTTACCGAGTCCTTGGCTAAAATGAAGCTTCCCATGGATCTGACTGAGTCTGAACCAACCAAATCGGGGGATTCTAGCTCAGATCAGAAGTTGGAAACCCCAAAGAGTACCGGATCACGGGTCTTCTATGGGAGCAGGGCTTTCTTCTAA
- the LOC110786254 gene encoding kinesin-like protein KIN-12F: MSMSSVRNLLNISLSSKRQSSLKRSPLSTVKSHSFTDENVPPVDPNIQPIEPQFPLLSNPKKSPSKLSFSHSKVLKSSRSDPIQEHSTAPDPPVKVVVRIRPKTVNEKLGDPTIRKASEDSVSIGDREFSFNSVLDSTSKQEDVFDLIGVPLVKDALAGYNASILSYGQTGSGKTYTMWGPPSAMVEGQSPSTQQGIVPRIFKKLFIDIEREKDNSDDKQINYQCRCSFLEIYNGQIGDLLDPTQRNLKIKDDAKNVFYIENLTEEYVTSYDDVTQILIKGLSSRKVGATSINSKSSRSHIVFTCVIESWCKETPSSNISSSKTSRISFIDLAAMGRDKQIDAGREFERERKELKSSLSHLGHLVNILATGTQPDDLMYRDSCLTHLLQQSLGGNAKLSVICNISPDIKNYVETLSTLRFGQRVRSIQNKPVINEITEEDMDDLTDQIRQLKEELIRAKLNVPSAGSENGQLAGRSIRESMNLLRISINRSLVLPSIDNEIEEQVNADETDVTELCKHLDNLHRSCEEIPNNDMSMSCDSDDSVEFSSVRGSCDSYFTSEHEINCLHESVDVSSDQALQCSDHASRSSMSISSSRHSSAFEEPALSESPKIKNIQRKSIVTSPSLLVEQNNVMESTKFCADVPPMKSVRQSEPMLRSSLRSSKMFSGTTESLAASLRRGLEVIDTHHQQHNLSKSSVAFSFEHLMLKASPAVDKAVRASVQTLSVGRPSIDGSPSSHICISCRQGKETDAALTIDGQKDLEKVCSEQAAKIEELNRLVEQLRHPQEKDIAQESSQEIEDKDQELEIIKETCNIEDKRETSLSFDMREKEELLIEIQLLKSKLQAYTTADAVPHKSIDKLRSSLLSRSMQLRKSMSSQFNNAEELEKERERWTEMESEWINLTDELRIDIEAHRQHAEQVEMDLEQQKKYTEELDDALHRSVLGHARFVEHYVDLQEKYNHLSESHRRIMETVTDVKKAASKAGAKGSGARYAKAFAAELSTMRAEEKRERERLRRENKSLRLQLRETAEAVQTAGELLVRLREAEEAASFAESNLSDLQQEHERLRKQMEKQKNKHKMEMVTMKQYMAESKLPESALRPAVHYDEPLPTSTFTAQDDDDAWKAEFGAIYQEHHHY; the protein is encoded by the exons ATGTCGATGAGTTCAGTTAGAAATCTGCTCAACATATCTCTCTCATCGAAACGGCAATCGAGTTTGAAGAGATCACCACTATCCACCGTGAAATCGCATTCTTTCACCGACGAAAATGTACCTCCAGTTGATCCCAACATTCAACCAATTGAACCCCAATTTCCCCTTttatcaaaccctaaaaaatcACCCTCTAAGCTCTCATTTTCTCACAGTAAAGTTCTTAAATCTTCCAGATCAGACCCAATTCAGGAACATTCTACTGCTCCTGATCCCCCAGTTAAG GTGGTGGTGAGAATTAGACCCAAGACTGTTAATGAAAAGTTAGGCGATCCGACAATCAGGAAAGCTTCTGAGGATTCCGTGTCCATCGGTGACCGGGAATTTAGTTTTAATTCGGTTCTTGATTCGACTTCCAAGCAG GAAGACGTTTTCGACTTAATTGGTGTCCCATTGGTGAAGGATGCATTAGCAGGATATAATGCTTCCATATTGTCTTACGGGCAG acTGGAAGTGGTAAGACTTACACAATGTGGGGGCCGCCGAGCGCCATGGTCGAGGGTCAGTCACCTAGTACTCAGCAGGGAATTGTACCGCGTATCTTCAAGAAGTTGTTTATTGACATTGAGAGA GAAAAGGACAATTCTGACGATAAACAGATAAATTATCAGTGCCGTTGTTCATTTCTTGAG ATATATAATGGACAAATTGGGGATTTACTTGATCCCACACAGCGAAATTTGAAG ATAAAGGATGATGCCAAGAATGTGTTTTATATTGAGAATTTGACTGAGGAGTATGTAACAAGCTACGACGACGTTACTCAAATTTTGATCAAG GGGCTTTCTAGTCGAAAAGTTGGTGCTACAAGCATAAATTCTAAGAGTTCTAGATCTCATATTGTATTTACCTGTGTAATTGAATCCTGGTGCAAG GAAACTCCATCAAGTAACATCAGCAGTTCAAAAACTAGCCGAATCAGCTTTATTGATCTTGCTGCAATGGGAAGAGATAAACAAATTGATGCCGGAAGAGAGTTTGAAAGGGAACGAAAAGAACTGAAGAGTTCTTTGTCACACCTTGG GCACTTGGTAAATATCTTAGCAACAGGAACTCAACCAGATGATCTTATGTACAGAGATTCCTGTTTGACGCATTTACTACAACAATCACTTGGTGGCAATGCCAAACTCTCTGTCATCTGTAACATATCTCCTGATATAAA AAATTATGTTGAGACACTGAGCACACTCAGGTTTGGGCAACGAGTAAGATCCATTCAAAACAAGCCAGTCATTAATGAGATAACAGAAGAAGATATGGATGATCTAACGGATCAAATCCGTCAGCTTAag GAAGAACTTATCAGAGCAAAGCTAAATGTTCCCTCAGCTGGCTCAGAGAATGGACAGTTAGCAGGGAGAAGTATTCGTGAAAGCATGAATCTACTGAGAATCAGCATAAACCGCTCCTTGGTATTACCTTCAATAGATAATGAGATTGAAGAACAGGTCAACGCTGATGAGACTGATGTCACAGAATTGTGTAAACATCTTGATAACTTGCACAGATCCTGTGAAGAGATTCCAAATAATGACATGTCCATGTCTTGCGACAGTGATGATAGCGTTGAATTTTCGTCTGTGCGAGGAAGCTGTGATAGCTATTTCACAAGTGAACACGAAATCAATTGTTTACATGAATCAGTAGACGTTAGTTCTGATCAGGCACTGCAGTGTAGTGATCATGCTTCTAGAAGTAGTATGTCTATCAGTTCATCTCGTCATTCTTCAGCCTTTGAAGAGCCAGCTTTATCCGAGTCACCAAAAATCAAGAATATTCAAAGAAAAAGCATTGTTACTTCACCAAGTCTTCTGGTTGAGCAGAACAATGTTATGGAGAGCACCAAGTTTTGTGCAGATGTTCCTCCAATGAAGTCAGTCAGACAAAGTGAGCCAATGCTGCGATCATCTTTAAGGTCAAGCAAGATGTTTTCAGGAACTACTGAATCTTTGGCTGCTAGCTTAAGAAGAGGCTTAGAAGTTATTGATACTCATCATCAGCAGCACAATTTGTCAAAGTCTTCTGTTGCTTTCTCCTTTGAACACTTGATGTTGAAAGCATCTCCAGCAGTTGATAAAGCAGTTCGTGCTTCTGTTCAAACATTATCAGTTGGTAGGCCATCAATTGATGGATCACCTTCTTCCCATATATGCATATCTTGTCGTCAGGGGAAGGAGACAGATGCTGCTCTAACCATTGATGGGCAGAAGGACCTTGAGAAAGTTTGCAGTGAACAAGCTGCTAAAATTGAGGAGCTCAATCGTTTG GTGGAGCAGTTAAGACATCCACAAGAGAAAGATATTGCTCAAGAAAGTAGCCAAGAGATTGAAGACAAG GATCAAGAACTTGAAATCATAAAAGAAACATGCAACATTGAGGACAAGCGCGAGACATCATTATCCTTTGATATGAGAGAAAAGGAAGAACTTCTGATAGAAATCCAGCTTCTGAAGAGCAAGTTACAGGCTTATACTACTGCTGATGCAGTTCCACACAAGTCCATTGACAAGCTAAGGTCATCTTTGTTATCCCGTTCCATGCAATTACGGAAAAGCATGAGCTCCCAGTTCAACAATGCCGAAGAGTTGGAGAAGGAGCGAGAGAGATGGACTGAGATGGAGAGTGAGTGGATTAACTTGACTGACGAACTAAGAATTGACATTGAAGCTCATCGTCAACACGCTGAGCAGGTGGAGATGGACTTGGAACAGCAGAAGAAGTACACAGAGGAATTAGATGATGCCCTTCATAGGTCAGTGCTTGGCCATGCAAGATTTGTGGAACATTATGTTGACTTACAAGAGAAGTACAATCATTTATCAGAGAGTCATAGAAGGATAATGGAAACTGTAACTGATGTCAAGAAAGCAGCTTCAAAGGCGGGAGCTAAAGGTAGTGGTGCTCGCTATGCTAAGGCTTTTGCAGCTGAGCTTTCTACAATGAGGGCAGAAGAGAAGAGAGAGCGAGAACGGTTGAGAAGGGAGAATAAAAGCCTTAGATTACAGCTCAGAGAAACTGCTGAGGCTGTTCAAACTGCTGGTGAGCTACTAGTTCGACTCAGAGAAGCTGAGGAAGCTGCTTCATTTGCTGAG TCGAATCTGAGTGATCTTCAGCAAGAGCATGAGAGGTTGAGGAAGCAAATGGAGAAACAGAAGAACAAACACAAGATGGAAATGGTAACAATGAAACAGTACATGGCTGAAAGTAAATTGCCAGAATCTGCATTGAGGCCTGCAGTACATTACGACGAGCCACTTCCCACCAGCACTTTTACAGctcaagatgatgatgatgcttGGAAAGCAGAATTTGGAGCCATATATCAAGAACACCACCACTACTGA
- the LOC110786255 gene encoding mitochondrial import inner membrane translocase subunit TIM22-3, translating into MAEKAPNNTDNSNSDSEFGNDENPNPNSSSNNALAVNGFPSSSLVCLVKFAGDTATGAVMGAIFGYGVGLYKKQGFKGAFTESAASAKTFAALSGVHGLVVCLLKRIRGKDDVINSGVAGCCTGLAVTYPGAPGALLQSCLMFGGFAVAMEVLNKKQPAMAHSYNTRSSSNAIPPLAFPLSDELKGPFLSFCQSLSKSKKGNHPFAA; encoded by the exons ATGGCGGAAAAAGCTCCAAACAACACTGACAATAGCAACAGCGATTCAGAATTCGGAAACGatgaaaaccctaaccctaattccTCTAGTAATAATGCTCTAGCTGTCAATGGAttcccttcttcttctttgGTCTGCCTCGTCAAGTTTGCCGGCGATACTGCTACTGGTGCTGTAATGGGCGCAATCTTCGGCTATG GTGTTGGATTGTACAAGAAGCAAGGCTTCAAGGGTGCTTTCACAGAATCAGCTGCTAGTGCTAAG ACATTTGCAGCATTGTCTGGGGTTCATGGTTTGGTGGTATGTCTCTTGAAGAGGATAAGAGGGAAGGATGATG TCATTAATTCAGGGGTGGCTGGCTGCTGCACTGGTCTTGCTGTAACTTATCCAG GTGCTCCTGGAGCTCTGTTGCAGAGCTGCCTTATGTTTGGGGGATTTGCCGTAGCCATGGAAGTCTTAAACAAAAAGCAACCAGCTATGGCACATTCCTACAACACCCGTAGTAGTTCGAATGCAATTCCTCCATTGGCTTTTCCACTTTCTGATGAATTGAAGGGACCATTCTTGTCCTTCTGTCAATCACTGAGTAAATCAAAGAAGGGCAATCACCCTTTTGCAGCATAA
- the LOC110786256 gene encoding uncharacterized protein isoform X1, protein MGSANMISSWGCSRVSIAEYSEKFVPKLQSFKQRGVTHLINFDLARRPMRFQKIGVGVPICCKRNDMIDFEERTSANEVRKEIERCYELINRLGRGVIYVGSARPGSNHPHYREALELSREVANLLDCTTWTGAGPGLMDAAIKGALQAGKPVGGFKIEKEAGQWSSTGSHPYLPHDTYLTCRFFSARKHGFVDAAVRNSPSDRTAIIALPGGIGTLDEIFEILTLIQLQRIGSQLPVPFLVMNYDEYYSKLLDFFDECGRWGNLAKGEVDSLWKVCANNEEALSYLATFYGLPQVVEKLETTEMRIV, encoded by the exons ATGGGAAGTGCGAATATGATCAGTTCATGGGGCTGTTCCCGTGTTTCAATTGCTGAATATTCTGAAAAATTCGTTCCGAAGTTGCAATCTTTTAAGCAAAGAGGTGTAACCCATTTGATTAATTTTGATCTAGCTAGAAGGCCGATGAGGTTTCAGAAgattggagttggggttcccaTCTGCTGCAAAAGAAATGATATGATTGATTTTGAGGAAAGAACAAGCGCAAATGAG GTTAGGAAGGAGATTGAACGGTGTTATGAACTAATTAACAGGTTAGGTAGGGGAGTTATCTATGTCGGGTCTGCAAGACCAGGGTCTAATCATCCACATTATAGGGAAGCACTTGAGCTTAGCAGAGAG GTTGCAAATCTATTGGATTGCACAACATGGACAGGAGCTGGTCCGGGATTAATGGATGCAGCCATTAAAGGTGCGCTGCAAGCTGGAAAGCCGGTTGGCGGATTTAAGATCGAGAAAGAAGCTGGTCAATGGTCTTCAACTGGCTCTCATCCTTACCTTCCTCATGATACTTATCTTACTTGCAG GTTTTTCTCAGCAAGGAAACATGGGTTTGTGGATGCTGCAGTGAGAAACAGCCCCTCGGATCGGACAGCTATAATTGCACTTCCTGGTGGAATTGGAACTCTGGATGAGATATTTGAGATTCTAACACTAATTCAGCTACAGCGAATAGGATCGCAGCTTCCAGTTCCATTCTTGGTCATGAATTATGATGAATACTACTCCAAGCTACTAGATTTTTTCGATGAATGTGGACGTTGGGGAAACCTTGCAAAGGGAGAGGTGGACTCCCTCTGGAAAGTGTGTGCTAACAATGAAGAAGCTCTGTCTTATTTAGCAACATTTTACGGTCTTCCCCAAGTGGTGGAAAAACTTGAAACAACAGAGATGCGTATTGTGTAA
- the LOC110786256 gene encoding uncharacterized protein isoform X2: MGSANMISSWGCSRVSIAEYSEKFVPKLQSFKQRGVTHLINFDLARRPMRFQKIGVGVPICCKRNDMIDFEERTSANEVANLLDCTTWTGAGPGLMDAAIKGALQAGKPVGGFKIEKEAGQWSSTGSHPYLPHDTYLTCRFFSARKHGFVDAAVRNSPSDRTAIIALPGGIGTLDEIFEILTLIQLQRIGSQLPVPFLVMNYDEYYSKLLDFFDECGRWGNLAKGEVDSLWKVCANNEEALSYLATFYGLPQVVEKLETTEMRIV, from the exons ATGGGAAGTGCGAATATGATCAGTTCATGGGGCTGTTCCCGTGTTTCAATTGCTGAATATTCTGAAAAATTCGTTCCGAAGTTGCAATCTTTTAAGCAAAGAGGTGTAACCCATTTGATTAATTTTGATCTAGCTAGAAGGCCGATGAGGTTTCAGAAgattggagttggggttcccaTCTGCTGCAAAAGAAATGATATGATTGATTTTGAGGAAAGAACAAGCGCAAATGAG GTTGCAAATCTATTGGATTGCACAACATGGACAGGAGCTGGTCCGGGATTAATGGATGCAGCCATTAAAGGTGCGCTGCAAGCTGGAAAGCCGGTTGGCGGATTTAAGATCGAGAAAGAAGCTGGTCAATGGTCTTCAACTGGCTCTCATCCTTACCTTCCTCATGATACTTATCTTACTTGCAG GTTTTTCTCAGCAAGGAAACATGGGTTTGTGGATGCTGCAGTGAGAAACAGCCCCTCGGATCGGACAGCTATAATTGCACTTCCTGGTGGAATTGGAACTCTGGATGAGATATTTGAGATTCTAACACTAATTCAGCTACAGCGAATAGGATCGCAGCTTCCAGTTCCATTCTTGGTCATGAATTATGATGAATACTACTCCAAGCTACTAGATTTTTTCGATGAATGTGGACGTTGGGGAAACCTTGCAAAGGGAGAGGTGGACTCCCTCTGGAAAGTGTGTGCTAACAATGAAGAAGCTCTGTCTTATTTAGCAACATTTTACGGTCTTCCCCAAGTGGTGGAAAAACTTGAAACAACAGAGATGCGTATTGTGTAA